The proteins below come from a single Nitrospirota bacterium genomic window:
- the alaS gene encoding alanine--tRNA ligase, producing the protein MKSKDIRKAFLDYFSSRGHEAVRSSSLIPKNDPTLLFTNAGMVQFKSVFLGEEKKPYTRAVSCQKCLRAGGKHSDLENVGHTSRHHTFFEMLGNFSFGDYFKKDAILFGWELLTDIFKLPKDKLWVSVYEKDDEAEKLWKDLTGISSDRIVRLGAKDNFWQMGDTGPCGPCSEIIIDRGEHVGCGTSECRAGCDCDRFLELWNLVFMQYSRDESGNLTPLPKPSIDTGMGLERISAVLQGKLNNFDTDLFMPLISAITATANGIVDYGKSAESDISIRVIADHIRAISFLLSEGLMPSNEGRGYVLRRIIRRASRHAKLLGVSEPVLYRLVEPVADFMGDTYPELIDEKERAAKVLKFEEERFSKTLEQGMKIIDEVIAAAKKAGLKSVPGDEIFKLYDTYGFPIDLARDIASDNNLILDEGGFHREMEMQRERARASWVGEEEAVSSIYRELLSETGKTEFTGYDAMQTESVVKAMLKEGKVVKEASKDEEVEVFLDKTPFYGESGGQAGDTGELTSSASGGGFRAFVTDTKKVIEGLHSHIIKIKDGKLRVWDRVICSVDTRRRKAIMSNHTATHLLQASLQNIIGEHVKQAGSLVAPDRLRFDFTHFFPISRDEIRSIEDTVNQKILENTNVETSVMDIKDAVASGATALFGEKYGETVRVVKVPGFSSELCGGTHCRATGDIGPFVIVSEGSVASGIRRIEALTGISAFDYFRKEDEELRKISDMLKTEKPLERVEKLLADMKEMEREAERLKGRAASESSAALIEKAMDIGGVKVISCRVDGLEKKDLRILADNLKDKLGSGVIVLASDRNGEAAFLSMVTKDLTKKIKAGEILKKVAEIAGGRGGGKPEMAEGGTKDIAKLDKALEAVYDIIRKQVKS; encoded by the coding sequence ATGAAAAGTAAAGATATAAGAAAGGCATTTCTGGATTATTTTTCCTCCAGAGGGCACGAGGCAGTAAGGAGTTCGTCCCTTATTCCCAAGAATGACCCTACGCTGCTTTTTACAAATGCAGGCATGGTGCAGTTCAAATCTGTTTTCCTGGGAGAAGAGAAAAAGCCATACACCAGGGCAGTCTCATGCCAGAAATGTCTCAGGGCAGGCGGCAAACACAGCGACCTTGAAAATGTAGGACACACATCCAGGCATCACACGTTTTTTGAAATGCTCGGGAATTTTTCGTTTGGAGATTACTTTAAAAAAGATGCGATACTCTTCGGATGGGAACTTCTTACGGATATCTTTAAGCTTCCTAAAGACAAGCTCTGGGTCTCTGTTTATGAAAAGGATGACGAGGCTGAAAAACTATGGAAAGATTTAACCGGCATTTCTTCTGACAGGATTGTGCGCCTTGGCGCAAAAGACAACTTCTGGCAGATGGGAGATACCGGACCCTGCGGCCCGTGCTCTGAGATAATAATTGACCGGGGAGAGCATGTCGGATGCGGTACTTCTGAGTGCAGGGCGGGATGCGACTGCGACAGATTTCTTGAACTGTGGAATCTTGTTTTTATGCAGTACAGCAGGGATGAATCAGGAAATCTTACACCTCTTCCAAAACCAAGCATAGATACGGGAATGGGACTTGAAAGGATTTCCGCTGTTTTGCAGGGGAAGCTTAATAATTTTGATACTGATCTGTTTATGCCTCTTATATCAGCAATAACGGCGACTGCAAACGGTATTGTTGATTACGGAAAGAGCGCCGAGAGCGATATATCCATAAGGGTTATTGCCGACCATATCAGGGCGATTTCATTTCTGCTTTCCGAGGGACTTATGCCGTCAAATGAGGGAAGGGGTTATGTCCTCAGAAGGATTATAAGAAGGGCGTCAAGGCACGCAAAACTTCTTGGTGTCAGCGAACCCGTGCTTTATAGGCTTGTCGAGCCCGTGGCTGATTTCATGGGTGATACGTATCCTGAACTTATTGATGAAAAGGAGAGGGCGGCAAAGGTTCTCAAATTTGAAGAGGAACGTTTTTCAAAGACGCTTGAGCAGGGCATGAAGATAATAGATGAAGTAATTGCAGCGGCAAAGAAAGCAGGCTTGAAGTCAGTTCCGGGAGATGAAATATTCAAGCTGTACGATACCTATGGGTTTCCGATAGACCTTGCAAGAGACATCGCGTCTGACAACAATCTTATCCTGGATGAAGGCGGATTCCACAGAGAAATGGAGATGCAGAGGGAAAGGGCCAGGGCTTCATGGGTAGGCGAAGAAGAGGCTGTTTCATCCATATACAGAGAACTGCTTTCCGAGACAGGCAAAACCGAGTTCACCGGTTATGATGCAATGCAGACCGAATCAGTTGTTAAGGCTATGCTGAAAGAAGGGAAGGTTGTCAAGGAGGCATCTAAGGATGAAGAAGTGGAGGTCTTTCTGGATAAAACTCCTTTTTACGGTGAATCCGGAGGCCAGGCTGGGGATACAGGCGAGCTGACATCCTCCGCCTCAGGCGGAGGATTCAGGGCCTTTGTTACGGATACCAAAAAAGTTATTGAAGGACTACATTCACATATCATAAAAATCAAAGATGGGAAATTAAGAGTCTGGGACAGGGTGATATGCAGCGTTGATACCCGGAGAAGAAAAGCTATAATGAGCAATCACACTGCAACTCATCTCCTTCAGGCGTCATTGCAAAATATAATCGGCGAGCATGTTAAGCAGGCGGGTTCGCTTGTTGCTCCTGACAGGCTCAGGTTTGATTTTACGCATTTCTTTCCTATAAGCCGCGATGAGATAAGGAGCATAGAGGATACGGTTAACCAGAAGATTCTTGAGAATACTAATGTTGAGACCTCGGTTATGGATATAAAAGATGCGGTTGCATCCGGAGCGACAGCTCTTTTCGGAGAGAAATACGGTGAAACAGTGAGGGTTGTGAAAGTGCCTGGATTCAGTTCTGAACTCTGCGGCGGCACTCACTGCAGGGCCACCGGAGACATAGGCCCATTTGTCATTGTCTCAGAGGGAAGCGTTGCATCCGGAATTAGAAGGATAGAGGCGCTGACAGGAATATCTGCCTTTGACTATTTCAGGAAAGAAGACGAGGAGTTAAGAAAAATTTCAGATATGCTCAAGACAGAAAAACCGCTTGAAAGGGTAGAGAAGCTTCTTGCTGATATGAAAGAAATGGAAAGAGAGGCAGAGAGGCTCAAGGGCAGGGCAGCATCTGAAAGTTCTGCAGCGCTCATAGAGAAGGCAATGGATATAGGCGGCGTGAAGGTTATTTCATGCAGGGTTGACGGCCTTGAAAAAAAGGATTTAAGGATTCTTGCAGACAATTTAAAGGATAAACTCGGCTCAGGTGTTATTGTCCTTGCATCTGATAGGAACGGCGAGGCGGCATTTTTGTCCATGGTCACAAAAGACCTTACTAAAAAAATTAAGGCAGGAGAAATACTTAAAAAGGTTGCCGAGATTGCAGGCGGCAGAGGCGGAGGAAAACCTGAAATGGCAGAAGGCGGCACAAAAGACATTGCAAAACTGGACAAGGCGCTTGAAGCAGTGTACGATATAATCAGAAAACAAGTTAAGAGTTGA
- a CDS encoding regulatory protein RecX yields MSFSNSNKTDAIRYAYRLLSYRDRSEKELTDKLKWKGFSEELIQQALNHLSEKGFINDTALALSLRRIAEDAKLLGARGVRIFLQRRGIPDELIRDVFTDDDSDEIIRAKKVVSKKVKSIENYSAEEIKKKMWRFLVRKGYSFDTINKILRQFEIKEE; encoded by the coding sequence ATGAGTTTTTCTAATTCGAACAAAACAGATGCGATTCGGTATGCTTACAGACTGCTGAGTTATAGGGACAGGAGTGAAAAAGAACTTACTGATAAGCTCAAGTGGAAAGGTTTTTCAGAGGAGCTTATACAGCAGGCCCTTAACCATTTAAGTGAAAAAGGATTTATAAATGATACAGCGCTTGCTTTATCTCTCAGAAGAATTGCTGAAGATGCAAAACTGCTCGGCGCTCGCGGAGTCAGAATTTTTCTTCAGCGCAGGGGAATACCCGATGAGTTAATAAGAGATGTTTTTACTGATGATGACTCTGATGAGATAATCAGGGCAAAGAAGGTTGTAAGCAAAAAAGTAAAAAGCATTGAAAATTATTCCGCTGAGGAAATTAAGAAAAAAATGTGGAGATTTCTTGTCAGGAAAGGGTATTCTTTTGATACAATCAATAAGATACTTAGACAATTCGAGATAAAGGAGGAGTAA
- a CDS encoding PilT/PilU family type 4a pilus ATPase, translating into MEVNELLKTAMAQNASDLHIKVGSPPIMRVNGELAPVALVNKVSQEDALKIAYSVMSPGQREIFKKKNDLDLAYSIPGLGRFRCNVFVQRGAVGIVFRVIPMRIPTIEELQLPDVLKKIALESRGLILVTGTTGSGKSTTLAAMIDYINTNRTNNIVTIEDPIEYLHRDKSSIINQREVGNDTESFSKALRAALRQDPDVILVGEMRDFETIQISLTAAETGHLVLSTLHTIDAMETINRIISVFPPYQHKQVRMQLASVIKGIISMRLMPRADGRGRVPAVEVLVATMTVKDCILDADKTKLLTDVIAQGSVHYNMQTFDQSLFKLYKSGLITYEEALRGATNADDFALKVKGIQSTSDLTFEPPSQPQKDQMKIERFSK; encoded by the coding sequence ATGGAAGTAAATGAGCTCCTTAAAACTGCTATGGCGCAGAATGCATCCGACCTTCATATAAAAGTCGGCTCTCCGCCCATAATGAGAGTTAACGGAGAACTGGCGCCGGTGGCATTGGTAAATAAGGTTTCTCAGGAAGATGCGCTAAAGATTGCATACTCCGTGATGAGCCCGGGGCAGAGAGAGATTTTTAAAAAGAAAAACGATCTGGACCTTGCATACAGCATACCCGGACTCGGCAGATTCAGGTGCAATGTGTTTGTCCAGCGAGGCGCAGTCGGCATTGTATTCAGGGTGATACCTATGAGGATTCCAACCATAGAAGAACTTCAGCTGCCTGATGTTTTAAAAAAGATAGCTCTTGAATCTCGCGGGCTTATACTTGTCACAGGCACAACAGGCAGTGGCAAGTCAACGACGCTTGCCGCGATGATTGATTATATCAATACGAATCGCACAAACAACATTGTAACGATAGAAGACCCTATCGAATATCTGCACAGAGATAAAAGCAGCATCATAAATCAGAGAGAGGTCGGCAATGATACAGAGTCTTTCAGCAAGGCCTTGCGGGCAGCGCTCAGGCAGGACCCTGATGTAATTCTCGTGGGCGAAATGCGTGACTTTGAGACAATTCAGATATCTCTTACAGCCGCAGAGACAGGACATCTTGTGCTCAGCACCCTTCATACGATTGATGCAATGGAGACAATAAACAGAATAATATCTGTTTTCCCCCCTTATCAGCATAAGCAGGTCAGGATGCAGCTTGCATCTGTCATTAAAGGCATAATCTCAATGAGGCTTATGCCGAGGGCCGACGGCAGAGGCAGGGTCCCGGCGGTTGAAGTGCTTGTCGCTACTATGACAGTTAAGGATTGCATACTTGATGCTGACAAAACAAAGCTGCTCACGGATGTTATTGCTCAGGGTTCGGTTCATTATAATATGCAGACATTTGACCAGTCTCTCTTCAAGCTTTATAAATCCGGGCTTATTACATATGAGGAGGCTCTTAGGGGAGCGACTAACGCTGATGATTTTGCGCTAAAGGTGAAAGGCATTCAATCTACAAGCGACCTTACATTTGAGCCGCCATCTCAGCCCCAGAAAGACCAGATGAAGATTGAGAGATTCAGCAAGTAA
- the recA gene encoding recombinase RecA, protein MSKEVSKDVTSKDKIKALEMAISQIEKNFGKGAIMRLGAGEVAEGIQVIPTGSIALDIATGVGGYPRGRVVEIYGPESSGKTTLALNAIAQTQQAGGTAAFIDAEHALDTNYAKKLGVKIEDLLISQPDTGEQALEVTEALVRSGAVDIVVIDSVAALVPKAEIEGDMGDAQMGLQARLMSQALRKLTAAISKSLTTVIFINQLRMKIGVMFGNPETTTGGNALKFYSSMRLDIRKIDSIKENQEAIGGRVRVKVVKNKVAPPFKQAEFDIYFNEGISRAGELVDIGVEKGIVEKSGAWYSYSGNRIGQGRENVKEFLKNNPDAAKEIETKIMDAINARK, encoded by the coding sequence ATGAGCAAGGAAGTGAGTAAGGACGTTACGAGTAAGGATAAGATTAAGGCACTTGAGATGGCGATTTCTCAGATAGAAAAGAATTTTGGCAAGGGCGCGATAATGAGGCTTGGCGCAGGAGAGGTCGCGGAAGGAATTCAGGTTATACCTACAGGCTCAATTGCGCTTGATATAGCAACCGGCGTAGGAGGATACCCGAGAGGAAGGGTTGTAGAGATATATGGACCGGAGTCGTCCGGCAAAACAACACTTGCCCTTAATGCAATTGCACAGACCCAGCAGGCCGGCGGCACTGCTGCTTTTATTGATGCTGAACATGCGCTGGATACAAATTATGCAAAAAAACTCGGCGTAAAGATTGAAGACCTCCTTATATCTCAGCCTGATACAGGCGAGCAGGCGCTTGAGGTTACCGAGGCGCTGGTAAGGAGCGGAGCAGTTGATATTGTTGTCATAGATTCTGTAGCGGCCCTTGTGCCAAAGGCAGAGATAGAAGGTGATATGGGCGATGCACAGATGGGACTGCAGGCAAGGCTCATGAGCCAGGCATTAAGAAAGCTTACAGCGGCAATCTCAAAGTCTCTGACTACAGTTATATTTATAAACCAGCTACGAATGAAAATAGGGGTAATGTTCGGAAATCCTGAGACAACCACAGGCGGGAATGCATTGAAGTTTTATTCATCCATGAGGCTTGATATAAGAAAAATAGACAGCATAAAGGAGAATCAGGAAGCCATAGGCGGAAGGGTGAGGGTCAAGGTTGTGAAGAACAAGGTTGCGCCGCCATTCAAACAGGCAGAATTTGATATATACTTCAACGAGGGAATATCAAGGGCAGGAGAACTTGTGGATATCGGAGTTGAAAAGGGAATCGTCGAAAAATCAGGCGCATGGTACAGTTACAGCGGTAACAGGATCGGGCAGGGAAGGGAGAACGTCAAGGAATTTCTGAAAAATAATCCTGACGCTGCAAAAGAGATAGAGACTAAAATCATGGATGCCATTAATGCGAGGAAGTAA
- the thpR gene encoding RNA 2',3'-cyclic phosphodiesterase: MGLRCFISLELPEELKKNIYSCIEKLKAAGADVKWIPPENLHLTLKFLGDTTEELLKSINERLLSLSKSHDRFSLQISGAGAFPNVKYPRVIWLGVHDTEEIIKLQHDVDASMAGLGFEKDDKQFTPHLTVGRMKSLKNMGLLIKELATLKEVDFGKIEVINITLMKSELKPGGAEHFKLSEISIGKVKIDFKRRHDEQGSE, encoded by the coding sequence ATGGGGTTAAGGTGTTTTATATCACTGGAATTGCCGGAGGAACTTAAGAAAAACATTTATAGTTGCATAGAAAAACTGAAGGCAGCGGGGGCGGATGTAAAGTGGATTCCGCCTGAGAACCTCCACCTGACCCTGAAATTTTTAGGAGATACGACTGAAGAACTACTGAAAAGTATAAATGAAAGACTGCTTTCTCTGTCTAAATCACATGATAGATTTTCTCTTCAGATATCGGGCGCGGGCGCATTCCCGAATGTAAAATATCCAAGGGTTATATGGCTTGGCGTGCATGATACAGAAGAAATAATAAAACTACAGCATGACGTAGATGCATCAATGGCAGGACTTGGCTTCGAAAAAGATGACAAGCAGTTCACGCCGCATCTTACTGTTGGAAGGATGAAATCTTTAAAAAACATGGGTCTGCTGATAAAAGAACTTGCTACACTAAAGGAAGTGGATTTTGGTAAGATAGAGGTTATCAATATAACACTGATGAAGAGCGAACTTAAGCCGGGCGGAGCAGAGCATTTTAAACTGAGCGAGATTTCTATCGGAAAGGTAAAGATAGATTTCAAAAGGAGGCATGATGAGCAAGGAAGTGAGTAA
- a CDS encoding CinA family protein: METPELELIRKLHGIFKSKKLTLSLAESCTAGFISSLIAHLPGASDFFDSAVVCYSPISKEKLLGVKKSILKRYGAVSEQTAKAMAESVRLKAKTDFALSITGNLGPEPIEDKKTGLVFIAVSFAGGIESKGMIFEGSRDEIKLSASAAALEFLYGVVSVWG; the protein is encoded by the coding sequence ATGGAAACTCCTGAATTAGAATTAATCAGAAAATTACACGGGATTTTTAAGTCAAAGAAACTCACGCTTTCTCTTGCTGAATCCTGCACTGCCGGTTTTATAAGCTCTCTGATTGCTCATCTGCCAGGCGCATCAGATTTTTTTGATTCAGCAGTTGTATGTTACTCGCCGATATCAAAAGAAAAACTTTTAGGCGTCAAAAAATCAATTTTAAAAAGATACGGAGCTGTCAGTGAGCAGACAGCTAAGGCGATGGCAGAAAGTGTGAGGCTTAAGGCAAAAACTGATTTTGCGCTCTCAATTACAGGCAACCTCGGCCCAGAACCCATAGAGGATAAAAAGACAGGATTGGTTTTTATTGCCGTATCTTTTGCAGGCGGGATTGAATCGAAAGGGATGATCTTTGAAGGCTCAAGAGATGAAATAAAACTGTCTGCTTCTGCTGCCGCATTAGAGTTCCTTTATGGAGTTGTATCTGTATGGGGTTAA
- a CDS encoding phosphatidylglycerophosphatase A — protein MTFLKYIATLGFIGYLPFAPGTFGTLAALVFMVILKPSLPLHIGLTVFFIIAGIVSSGRAEELFRQKDSRHIVIDEFAGYMASLLFLPLSWGYVIAAFVLFRFFDILKPPPLRRLEYVFKGGLGIMADDIGAAVYTNLVLQLWKLLN, from the coding sequence ATGACTTTTTTAAAGTACATAGCTACCCTTGGTTTTATCGGCTATCTGCCTTTTGCTCCGGGTACGTTCGGAACTCTGGCAGCGCTTGTATTTATGGTTATCCTTAAGCCGTCTCTGCCTCTGCACATAGGACTGACTGTTTTTTTTATAATCGCAGGCATTGTGTCGTCAGGCAGGGCAGAAGAACTTTTCAGACAGAAAGATTCGCGCCATATAGTGATTGATGAATTTGCAGGCTATATGGCATCCCTGTTATTTTTGCCTCTTAGCTGGGGCTATGTAATAGCTGCGTTTGTTTTATTCAGATTCTTTGATATACTCAAACCGCCTCCGCTGAGAAGGCTTGAATATGTTTTCAAAGGCGGTCTTGGGATAATGGCAGATGACATAGGCGCTGCGGTGTATACGAATCTGGTGTTACAGTTATGGAAACTCCTGAATTAG
- a CDS encoding OsmC family protein, with protein MLEAKVTYVDGLQFVGEAASGHTIVMDGDKEVGGRNTGARPMELLLIGLGGCSGMDIVSILKKKKQEINGVEIKVKGEKAENYPKKFTDIDMEFIVRGRNVSEGAVKRAVELSMEKYCSVKATLEGSAKVTWSYKIIEE; from the coding sequence ATGCTTGAAGCAAAGGTAACTTATGTAGATGGTCTCCAATTTGTCGGCGAGGCGGCATCAGGACATACAATAGTTATGGATGGTGATAAGGAGGTCGGAGGAAGAAATACCGGCGCCAGACCGATGGAACTGCTTCTGATAGGGCTTGGCGGATGTTCAGGGATGGATATTGTCTCTATACTTAAAAAGAAGAAACAGGAAATAAACGGGGTTGAGATTAAGGTTAAAGGAGAAAAGGCTGAAAACTATCCGAAGAAGTTCACTGACATAGATATGGAGTTTATAGTGAGAGGCAGAAATGTCTCTGAGGGTGCAGTAAAAAGGGCTGTTGAGCTTTCGATGGAAAAATACTGTTCTGTTAAAGCGACGCTTGAAGGCTCTGCAAAAGTAACATGGAGCTATAAAATAATAGAAGAGTAA
- a CDS encoding acyloxyacyl hydrolase: MRFSKKTNLKGFFFAAFALLLFLVTSPAFAGEQELGVDKAKGHWTVSTGYGVTHPGLGATETKVETAELILSYGHFLSEEVGKSWYRGRHEIIVELPLHYVVSPETTPMVGITFLACWTFTASKTLTPYIFGGGGLVYTDLNVPELGRKLNGTHQVGTGFHYFFRKNTSLDFSYRFHHISNAGTATPNGPLNSSKILFGISFFR, encoded by the coding sequence ATGCGATTTTCGAAAAAAACGAACCTTAAAGGATTTTTCTTTGCAGCCTTCGCTCTACTGCTTTTCCTTGTTACTTCACCGGCCTTCGCAGGAGAACAGGAGCTTGGAGTAGACAAAGCAAAGGGGCACTGGACTGTTTCAACCGGTTATGGAGTCACTCACCCGGGACTCGGCGCCACGGAAACGAAGGTAGAAACAGCGGAGCTCATATTGAGCTACGGGCACTTTTTATCTGAAGAAGTCGGTAAATCATGGTATCGCGGAAGGCATGAGATAATCGTTGAACTGCCCCTGCATTATGTTGTCAGCCCTGAAACAACGCCGATGGTCGGCATCACTTTTCTTGCATGCTGGACCTTTACGGCCTCGAAAACGCTTACCCCTTACATCTTTGGGGGAGGCGGGTTAGTATACACAGACCTCAACGTGCCTGAACTCGGAAGAAAGCTCAACGGCACCCATCAGGTCGGAACGGGGTTCCATTATTTTTTCAGGAAGAATACCAGTCTGGATTTCAGCTACCGGTTTCATCATATCTCTAACGCCGGAACCGCAACGCCCAACGGACCTCTGAATTCGAGCAAAATACTTTTCGGCATCTCTTTCTTCCGCTAA
- a CDS encoding class I SAM-dependent methyltransferase: MDPAHLHNRTDPELLEANRRFYDPLWTDAHLIEPERFNTWPLVCSLVSPSDKQLEVAPGLRPRLPLKDTYFVDSSEPAIAKLRARGANAVSGLVSSLPFSDGMFDLVCALDIVEHVDDDDGALSELSRVAAPGAAFLLSVPLHTSQWTAFDDFVGHRRRYEPERLLAKLKEHGYTVEQSAIYGMKPKSSRLLDIGMWFLTHRRKKAMWWYSHVFMSLGLRFQKKLALFPRMIDTELVSEVLLVCRKDGKAAERCM, from the coding sequence ATGGATCCAGCCCATTTGCACAATCGTACTGACCCTGAGCTTCTCGAAGCAAACCGCCGGTTTTACGATCCGCTGTGGACAGACGCGCATTTGATCGAACCCGAGCGCTTCAACACCTGGCCGCTCGTATGCTCACTTGTCTCTCCGTCGGATAAGCAGCTTGAAGTAGCACCCGGCCTGAGGCCCAGGCTCCCTCTCAAAGATACATACTTCGTGGATAGCAGCGAGCCGGCAATTGCCAAACTGCGCGCACGTGGAGCAAACGCAGTTTCTGGCCTCGTGTCCTCGCTTCCGTTTTCTGATGGCATGTTTGATCTCGTCTGCGCCCTCGACATTGTAGAGCATGTTGACGATGATGATGGTGCGTTATCCGAGTTGTCACGTGTGGCTGCTCCCGGCGCAGCATTTCTCCTCTCAGTACCGCTTCACACATCGCAGTGGACGGCATTCGATGACTTCGTAGGGCACCGGCGCCGTTACGAACCAGAGCGCCTGCTCGCCAAGCTCAAGGAGCACGGCTACACTGTGGAGCAGAGCGCTATTTATGGGATGAAGCCGAAATCGTCGCGCCTGCTCGATATCGGGATGTGGTTCCTCACACATCGGCGCAAGAAGGCGATGTGGTGGTATAGCCATGTATTTATGTCGCTGGGATTGCGCTTTCAGAAGAAGCTTGCACTCTTCCCCCGGATGATCGACACCGAGTTGGTGAGTGAGGTACTGCTCGTCTGCCGGAAAGACGGAAAAGCTGCGGAAAGATGTATGTGA
- a CDS encoding cobalamin B12-binding domain-containing protein, which produces MKILLINPFGSNWVEGRRDDTETAVRLAPMGILFVASYLIKKGFDADIYNCRGRADKGTADLINKVISLKPDIIGFTSTTSSFPGAYQLVKEIKKVLSDVKIVFGGVHVSALREKILESFPLIDFLVTGEGELAMTELADGKDPAAIQGMISRGAQGIQSCGFRTELCELDDLPFPTYSKLEGFPKYFEPPLFNYPRSPSASMISSRGCLYQCSYCDRSVFRRSFRFNSAEYLYEHMALLKKDFKVRHIFFYDDLFTFNRKRVEEFCGLLRKKPLHMTFNCAVRVGHADDALLQTLKAAGGWMVSIGMESGDHGLLERHKAKVTLNEIRDTVRRIKKNGMRAKGLFMMGLPGETEQTIKRTTDFIEELRLDDMNITKFTPFPGSPAYKTIHEEGTFDEKWELMNCMNFVFIPKGIESKEKMEKLHRQAIKRFYTGKNWMKKFWPLMFKCPDSTFRIIKNLPTFLRIRNQFE; this is translated from the coding sequence GTGAAAATACTTCTCATTAATCCTTTCGGTTCTAACTGGGTAGAAGGCCGCAGGGATGACACTGAAACCGCTGTGCGTCTCGCTCCGATGGGCATACTCTTTGTGGCATCCTATCTTATAAAAAAAGGATTTGATGCTGATATTTACAACTGCCGCGGAAGGGCTGACAAGGGGACTGCTGATCTTATAAACAAAGTCATTTCCCTGAAGCCCGATATTATCGGCTTTACATCCACAACATCAAGCTTCCCGGGCGCATACCAATTGGTAAAAGAGATCAAGAAGGTCCTTTCGGATGTGAAGATCGTTTTCGGCGGAGTCCATGTTTCAGCATTAAGAGAGAAGATACTTGAAAGTTTTCCTCTAATCGATTTTCTTGTGACAGGCGAAGGAGAGCTCGCCATGACTGAACTGGCGGATGGAAAAGATCCAGCTGCAATACAGGGTATGATCTCACGCGGTGCTCAGGGCATCCAATCCTGCGGGTTCAGGACTGAACTTTGTGAACTTGATGACCTTCCATTTCCAACATACAGCAAACTTGAAGGGTTTCCGAAATATTTTGAACCTCCTCTTTTCAATTATCCCAGGTCCCCAAGCGCCTCAATGATCTCCAGTAGAGGCTGTCTTTATCAGTGTTCCTACTGCGACCGGTCTGTCTTTCGCAGGAGTTTCAGGTTTAATTCTGCTGAATATCTCTATGAGCACATGGCCCTTCTCAAGAAGGACTTCAAGGTAAGACACATTTTCTTCTATGACGATCTCTTTACCTTTAACCGGAAAAGGGTGGAGGAGTTTTGCGGGCTGCTCCGAAAAAAGCCTTTGCACATGACATTCAATTGTGCGGTAAGGGTAGGGCATGCAGACGACGCACTCCTTCAGACGCTTAAGGCCGCCGGCGGATGGATGGTGAGTATAGGGATGGAATCCGGAGACCATGGATTGCTTGAAAGGCATAAAGCAAAGGTGACACTGAATGAGATCAGGGACACGGTCAGGCGGATAAAGAAAAACGGCATGAGGGCCAAGGGTCTCTTTATGATGGGGCTTCCGGGCGAGACCGAGCAGACCATAAAAAGAACAACTGATTTTATCGAAGAACTCAGGCTTGATGATATGAACATTACCAAGTTCACGCCCTTTCCCGGCTCTCCTGCCTATAAGACGATCCATGAAGAGGGGACTTTCGATGAGAAATGGGAATTAATGAACTGTATGAATTTTGTCTTTATTCCTAAGGGAATAGAATCCAAAGAGAAAATGGAGAAACTTCACAGGCAGGCCATTAAGAGATTTTACACAGGAAAGAACTGGATGAAGAAATTCTGGCCTTTGATGTTTAAATGTCCAGACAGCACATTCAGGATTATAAAGAACCTTCCAACGTTTTTGAGGATAAGAAACCAGTTCGAATAA